The following nucleotide sequence is from Mytilus trossulus isolate FHL-02 chromosome 9, PNRI_Mtr1.1.1.hap1, whole genome shotgun sequence.
TGTATGTATTTTGATACTTGGTCTCGACGCATTACTTACAAATTATCAATGTTCGAAGTAGGTATAAAGTGCAtcaaaatgttttcattatCTTGCAATTTTCAAAGTAATGGTCTATGTCCTTGTTCCCATATGTTAAAATGTAAGTGCCTACACTTGTGAATACACggcacaataaaaaaaatcttgccaACAGTTTTAATTTAGTTCATATAAGTTCatcttatgttaaaaaaaatccttagtatgAAGTTATTGTCGATATTGTTACCCATAACCAATGCATAAAACGCTACTTGAtgaaggtcaaggaacagtaaatggggcTATATGAAAATGCTATGAATACTTCAAAATTTGTATAGAATGTACATAAAATCTATCATGCACTACAATATATGTCATCATCgtcaacgtttttttttcttaaactaaaatctgttcttaaagttatgattttgcTTAATATTGTTTCTTTCAAAATGATGTCAAATAttgatcaaaatttataaagtaacaggattttttaattattttttttggttgatgttactgttttttcttttttttattggaattcTGTTTGTAAGCATTCAATAATGCTCTCTAACAGTTACAAAAAAACacgtttaaattttatagacaCATCAGACTGTTACAGACATAGTACTATTTGGTAAATggacatatatattataaaagttgTAATTGATGTACTTAATATTTAATATGActtcaaactatttttttttactgaagttTACAATGGCGTCAATCTTTATTTTGGACGTTCTTTTGCTTTTCCTCCGAAACACATTCTCTTAAGCATTGCACTGCAGGATTGCCCcttctgtttcattttcttttgcATTTTGTCGCTGTCGTTGTTAAAAGAAGTTTGACTTCCAGCTTCTTTTGTAAAATATGCATCATTTGATTGTGACGCAGAGTTTTTcaatttctgtttattttttttactctcCATTTCGTCCTggatttcatacatttttgtcaTCACTTTATTTGTAAGAGTTTCAAGGCTCTTAGCCTTTTTCTGATTCAATtgacttcgttttttgtttaCTGCGGACATATCATAGACTTTATCGGGTATATGAAAATCtttgaataaacattttgtGTAACTGTAGGGATCATCCTGTATATCTTGTAACGCTTCCTTCCAAATAACCCAATCTTTCCTCGCACTGCCCCAGATATCGGACAACAAGAAGTGGCCTATTCGACCTGTCCGTGTATCAACGGTTAAAATTCTATGTGAGCTATCTGTTTGGATGTCTAGAAATCCATTAGGAACAACCCATTCTAACTCCATTCCATCAGTATCCAAATCAATATCTGCATCATACTTGACGGTGGGGCATTGTACATAATCCGGAACATTTTCAGAAGCAAGTATGAAAACATTGTCTGAAATGGCAAGAAATACTTGTCTGATTGGTTCTCCACATTTGTCTAACTCAATAAAAGCTCCTTCTGCAAGCAGAGTGTCTTTAAATTCTGAATACTCAGGTGTGAGAATTAACTTCTGTATCCGATTCCGTGCCATAAGTTTCATACTTCTTTActagaaaatatatgaaaatatgaattaaactTCAAAAAGTGGAATCGTTAATtagtattaaaatttacaaaaacatatatataggtCTCCTATTTAAACACAGAGACAAATGGTTTGTGCACACATTATACAATTCAGAATGACAATCTCCATTCATGAGATCACATAATACAGGTTCAGACACTTATTACAATACATTGTATGCATAAATAATCATGGTAATTTAAGCATCTTCTTTCTCAATCcacatgtatattgtttaacAGATTTGTTTGGTCAATTACTGCAACTACTTGTAAACATTTACAGAAAATGGCAGACAAATaaaatgatcaaaacaaaaCCCGGGAAATCCCTTTTCAAGTTACAAAATTCATCCCGACAAGAGACCCAAGTTGGAAATAATTTCCATTAAGAatccaatcttttattttattttgcccAAAAGCTATTCAAAGTTTCAACCAAACTGAATGAGAAGTAAAGTTGGAATTTGCTACATGAAAACACAATTATCTAGAATCCTTTGCCCGCTGGTAGCTTGAAAACAGAAAGAGGTAGAACAAAATGTATTAGCATTGATCTCcatgataaaaagacaaattattcGAAGTCCGATTATTGAAAATCTTTTCTTGTGCGTAGGGTGAAAGAAATGTgtgataatatttgttttgtttctgtgtAATAAAGGTCCGTGTATTGAAATTTAACAGACACCCCTTTTTTATCACTATACCCTCTCTCTTTTATATGCATATTTATAAGATGTTATACTGTATGATGGCATTTTGTATGAATAATAGCTGCaacgtaaataaacaaaaatgagacATCATTTTCAGAATGATCGACCGCGATCGATCTCGATCAGCGTTTACCCCGAAAGCCTGAAATTATTACCCCCGGAGGTACACTTTGTAAGTCCGATTTTCGAAGATCACTGTTTGTCATATATACATTAGACTAAAAAtcgatacatttttttttaatccatctCAGCAAAGACCGACATAATGTACAAGTGTACAAGGGTCCTAGTGCTCAACCAAGCTATGAAATCTAAACTTACCGTAAATAATTGTGATACCGTAAGTCTTTTAACCTACAGATctgatttctatttttttgtacttctCAGTAAAAACATtattcctgaaaaaaaaattcatgtaaTAAGAATACAAGTTAAATAACCCAAGAAAACAAGACTGAACCTTTGTTTATTAGGATCGTTAGatgttcaatattcatttctgtGAAGTCTAGATTGACAATTTACATTATAGTAATCAGAAGATATGCTATGATTTTCAATAGGATCTCTATCCAACATGACGTTGATGTAATAAACTAAAGGTCATtatacaaccttcaacaatgagtaaaactgaTACCATTTAGACATATAAGAAAACATCGATTTGAATATTTCATACGAGAAGCCAATGAACAAAGCAaaaaacgttaaacaaatatGGTAGACAGAAACCAacgtcaatataaaaaagaagatgtggtattgttgccaatgagacaactatccacaaaagaccaaaatgacacaaacattaacaactataggtaaccgtacggccttcaacaatgagcaaagcccataccgcatagtcagctataaaaggccccgataagacaatgacaaacaattcaaacgagaaaactaacggccttatttatgaatgaacgaaaaacaattatgtaacacataaacaaacgccCATGTCAACCATGTTTTCTATATTCTTTAGGTCATATTGCTGTCTCTCTTTCTCAAATCACGAGGTTGTGGTGGGATCcttcatttttatatactttaatttcatatttttcgcacatatttctcttttctttagatttctagtttatcattctctatttttttttttatatatattttagcacaccattattttttttttatataatttcatgatatattttcttcatttttctcttttctctaATTTCAAGTaatttgttgtctcttttttctgtaaattttgcCCATTATATTCTGTCAGTATTCTGAAACCCCGTCCTGACCCTTTAATACAGTTTCCGATTGTCCTTTGATATcttctatagatataggaagatgtggtgtgagtgccaatgagataactctccatccaaataacaattataaaaagtaaaccattataggtcaatgtacggccttcaacacggagccttggctcacaccgaacaacaagctataaagggcaccaaaattactagtgtaaaaccaacgatctataatctatttaaaaaaaaacgagaatctatccctattttttttttactttctccTCGCGGAACATTCTCTGTAAAATTTGTCTGAGATTTGCAGTTTAAAgtcaaaatgaattttaagtaaGTTTAACTTTTAACCTATTTACAGAATTCCAAATGTGAttacattaaaagaaaatgtatattttgatatggCCTATATGGTATGGAACCCTTTAGAGTAAATGATGCTCTATGCGCTTGCTCCCTTGGGCATATAATTTACACAGAAGGAAAGCAATTCCCTTTGAATTTTCTTTCTCATTTTTTACTGTGACAATCCCAGTCTCCAACAAATGTTCAAAAACAATTACTTGATTAAATTGTAGATACTTACGTGAAATTATTCCTTCAACCTGTATCCAACGTTCTCTTCATAGTTACCAGGCATGAACACGTCACTATGCATGAcgttaaggtaacacgataccgaatgacgTTACGCCACGAGTTATCGTTCCTGACGTTATCGAATAACGTTCACACATGATGTATGTATACAAGCCAATGTAGCAGGTTCTGCAATCACAAGgtgattttgaattaaaaaaaataattttggtaaCTATGTGACATTTTAACGGAAACTTTTTCTAGATGCAGAGTGCTGAGAGTTTTGATGCAATACGGAACGGTTAACTTATTTGACATAGAATGCTTATCGTTTTCCGGCAATTATTCTGCTCATTGTTAACcttaaaaatgtattactttacttttaaatatccggctgtttctttaatatttaagcATCTGCACgatttatctatatatgttcTTATGCATAAAAGATTGAGTTTTGTCTCTTAATTTTATTCTTGGTTTATATTTGCAATAAATACTTATTCATGATGCACGCTGTATCCCCATGAAATTTTCGTAGAAATCTAATCTATAGAAACTTAGGATGATGCGTAATAAAACAGGAATTGTACAACTATTAATTCGTGTTAAAATGGTCGTCAAAAAAACCCGCTCGGTAAAATGGAAAAAGGTTATCATCTGGATGAGAATTCGAATAGAATTAGACGAAAAAGAACAATACATTGTACAATCAGACTTTGAAACTCATAAAGAAAAGAGTTTGTTAGTAtggaatgtaaaaaaagtgGTTTAACTTTGTTATTTTGCCGAAAAACATTCCCTGTGTTCCATGTGTAAACAGTCTCTGAAATTCATTGGTCAGTAGAGAGTGAATCCGATATAGTTTctgaaacatttataaaataaagtgctAGCTTTGTAATCTTGTAAACCAAATCTACACGGGACAGACAGCAAATTCGGAATGAGGTGTGAGAAAGTTAACGTGGACTGAGAAATACATGAGAACTTGATtcgacaaaaataaaattaaaaacaattcagGTCCAGTTAAAGTCTGATTCAAGACAGCCCCATGTATCCACTTGCGTCTATAAACGCAAGTTGATAGTCAGGACTGGCTCTTGTCAAACTGGTTccgttacatttttttttctcgaaatttACAAGCAAACGACTGACTAACTTTTTATTCAAACGACAGAAAGAGACTTGTTTTGTAGTGagaacaaatacatttttatatttctgacaattacataatttttataattttttttttattctacgaATTACACCACAAGGTGACTAGGGAATAGAAATAACcacttggtcttcttccgaTCGGCAGTAAAATGCTTCGAAAGTGAGAAGTCTATATGACTGTgtgggatgtatcaagtttgcagccacatccggtcagaatggggacattaaatccgatgcctcgaaTAAAGAGAAAATCAAAAACCTTGGCAACAACTCTTtaaggggtccgtaggtggcctgttgcaagatCAAatgtctgtccctatccaatataccctcattttccagtgtcATTCCAAATTTACTCGACCATAATCCCGGAACGGCTCTATTACATAACCTAccaattgtatttattgttaacttgttctcgccCTTAATATGCATGatctatttgccactggacgtaaaccAAACAGCAATTAATTCGACAATTTACAACCGTCACTTGAAACTTGAAACTAGTtgttaaaattcaaatcattgcctctaattttctaaaaaatcgACAAACTTTACGAACATTTACGCAAAAAGAAATATCTACGTTACCGCTTGCTCATTATAGAAGTGGGGTAACATGCGACTAGTAAAAGTACAAGTATAAATAGCGCAAACAGTTATATGaatcattttatttgtacaacAGTTGGCTGTTATAATGATAAATGGAGATATGGGTTATGCAATTTATAAGAAAGCAACATCTagagccaaagctccgtgttgaaggccgtactttgacctataatggtttacttttttgaattgtaatttggatggagagttgtctcattggcactcacaccacatcttcctatatctacctAACGACATCAAAACCaaagaaatcaagcaaattgTGACTGAAGCTAATTGGACGagtatctttttatttctaatttgtagTTTTAGTAAATGGAAAGTTTTGATAAGTATAATTATCAtagtaacattttaaaaatacgtTTTGTCACCAAATTCTTATAGGAAAGTATCATCATATTGTGTCACTTGTGTCCGTTCAACCGTCAATCCCGCATTTGGTATATAGGGTGTATACGGCTAAGTATTTAGCACTACAGTCTTTTTACTTCAAATTATGTACATGGTGTTAAAACTTATATTAAAGCGGCGCATATCGTCTGGATTTTCTTTCAATCGGAACTACTCGGCCTTTCTGGTTGCACGAAGAAATAACGTTATTGTACTGCATAGCAAGAATAGCCGAGTAGTTACGATtggattttctttattttttgttcatggcAGGTTGCTAGATTAggcattttgataaaaaaaaaaaaaaaagtacgcAGAGTACAGACTCCGGCTTACATCTCCTACATGTGGAATTTCAAGCTGGATCCTTTATATTTCAcagtttgttttacttataaagaATGCATATCTGATCTCAAgatttgtattataaataatttgtcaCAAATAAGAGACTGTTGAACTTTGTGAAAGCTTGCGTACAGTTCTCAATGTTTGTCCGACTTGCTTAGCAACTAACTGACACATTTACACCACGCATAGTACGCTATGCTTATGTATGTAGCAAATCTAGAATGTGAGTTCTGAAATTTCCTttgagttttgttattttattttttagaatgtGTATTTTATCAGGATAATTACTTTCACTCATAATTTTCACAACTAACAGAATGTTCAACCTTTTTTGACTGGTGCATTAAATGTGTCTTTTATAAACAGCtgatttcaatattgtattgtatcatcccgaacatgcatgaactatttgccactgaacgtcaAACAACCATCAAAAACCGTGGCCGAGCAATCATAAAACTGTTAACTGgatcaaatttttaaagtactCTATTTCTGCATAGATGAAGCGATGATGCCACATCATAAGATTCACGTTGAACCAACCAGTTCAAGCAAAtttcaagtatatataaaaaaagaaaaaaaaaaagaagaagatgtggtatgactgccaatgagacaacactccacaagagacctaattgacacagaaattaacaactataggtcactatacggcctttaataaaaaaaattaaaaaaagcctataccgcatagtcagctataacaggccgCGAAATGacaaggtaaaacaatttaaacgagaaaactaacagccttatttatataaaacaatgaacgaaaaacaaacatgtaacacataaacaaacaacaaccactgaattacaataTGCTCGTTTGGTGTGAAAATTAgacaaaattaatgttaattcATTTGAGTGAAATTTCCATGTGCCGGacgaaatatttcatattgcaTTACTAGGAAATTTACGACACCCGACAgaggaaatgaaaataaaataaacaccattCAGATTCcgacacatattttgttttccatttctcTGAGTAGGAATAACGTTACATTCTGTATTCAATAACGTCACACGTTTTCGGCCAAATTCTAAGGGTATCAATCAACTTTGAAgccatttatctcaaaaacaaggatggtgaCATATAAGTTTCTATACGTGTATGGATTCGGAATGCAATCCTGGatattatgttagttttttgtttttcaccGTATATAAGAACACAGCCATCCATTGGAAAATCTAAAAAGGCAAGCCGAAAAATAGGCATTTCCCCTATATACCTAAGTAAATCTGTCGTCAAAATTGACGTTTTCTTATgaaaataccaagaaaacaaaaatggtgacccccattttttattacatattccgATGTAACTTAATTCAAAGAACACGTGTGCCAAAAAGTTTGGAAATCGGGAGATatgccattcggtatcgtgttaccttaagtCTGAACAGGTAACGCCTTTAACGccatacatattttattttatttatttattatttggggAGCCCTCAGGGGTCATGCTTTCTGTATTATCCTTAAAGTTTAAGGCAGTTTGCTGTTACTATTATACCGTGTTCACACTATAAAATTAGCCCCGGGTCAGtattttatcacataattcttttattttccacTGTGATTCTTACATTTTTGTGTGGAAGGGTGaaatttaacatgtaaatattctctattctttatttttttaacatttttatctgtttattagagtgttaattaataaaataaagcgAAGTTATGAGTGTTGCCGCCACCATACTGGTTAACTGGGTCcgtcatttttaaaattgtcacgATTTTGGCCCGACCGTATGATTTTTCTGCACAAGTTGAATTAAAAGCGGAACATCAAATCATCAGACTTTATGATAACCTGCAATAAACTTTTAGAGACCCGCGCGGGAATTTGTAAGGAGATTTGAAATCATGAGAATTTCATATCTCAcgaaaatttagaattaaatacaAATCTGAAGCTTCCATTTCTAGTTTTTGACCTAGCGCATTTAAGGGGTCAATAATTTGAAACGCGCTTATTTTCGGTATTCAATTCGGTTATTCATAAAAACGTCATGCTATCAAGttgcttttatttgtttttttcagattttgtttgttgttgatttAGCGGATTCTAGGTCCATTAAAAGGATGTTGTTAGGTGATCTTaggtgaaattaaataaatatttttttaaagttgatacTATAAGCTAGAAGAGTATCAGTTAAggatcaaaataagctaaaaatattgagctcatggagctcctttttgagatatttgattaataaaatatgactctgactttaaccttatatttgcattggtatcaTTTGACTctcaaatttaaagaaagaaataaagaatctgcttaaatttgattaaatgaCTCTTTTGTGATCGAGCTATTTTAaagtcttatatgaaaagaTAAATGGCTGTTATGGGCCaaattattttatcttatttcgtATAGAAAACACAGAAGAGTCCGAATATCGGACACAAATTCCAAatcctcacctaagtacatccttaagagaaaaagagaaaagaaaacatCTTTGTTTAGAAATAGAGTGGTGCATGCCTTTTCCAGTTCCTATGAAACGTTATACTGAAGTTTTATAACGGCTCTCTATGAAAACAATTAAACCATAAACTGCTTGAACGTGAACTtattatttaagattttcaacGAAACTAACAATTTCTTCTGAATTACCATACTAtcccccccctaaaaaaatcGTAATAGGCGCCGTGATGCACTTGCTTTATTTAACCCAAtactttttttcccaaaaagggaaAAACCTTAATActcaaaaaagacaaaaacaaataagtgtaaggaaaatgtatataagatataaaaaggAAGGTCAACGTCAATTTTagtaattgtaaaaaaaaagaaggcaaaactaaaacaaaagtaatttgGGGtggatagttttgtttaaattttcgaTTAatcttatatttgcattggtgaTACCAATTTTAagttaataaatgaataaagtCAACTGTGTATTAAATCTGTATATGACGTTTATGTAGAGGTCCTTAAGTTCCTCCGGCATGCGAATGGGAGTTGGGGTGTGTTTTACAGGTTTCGGGTTTTAGCTATATCTCCAAACCGGAAGTATAGCAGACGGAAATAAGGGAGACAATTTCACAAAATAAGAAGATGGCGATGATTAAAAATTTCCGAGTTTTTCATAAGCTAGAACCTCCCCCATATAGCATCATTCttgaaaacagaaataatgaGGACACCTTGATGTTTGAATCTAACGCATTAGCTGTTTTATGTACGTGATATTAAAAACAAGACATGCAATAATGAGTAAACAACATATCCTGTTGTCACTTCATAAAATCAATCTCATTATTTTACAAGACTAAAGTCCTGGAAGTCTACTTTGCAAATTCCCCTAAGTTCAgacaatttatcttttttttatggcACAGAAATGGCTGATTAGGAGGATACAAACACGTTCCTAATGGTGCTTTGATTTCTTAAACCTgcaattgttgttttttttacacattctCAGATCTGCAGTGACATCACAACATGTAACTGACCAATCAATGATTA
It contains:
- the LOC134683851 gene encoding uncharacterized protein LOC134683851 — its product is MKLMARNRIQKLILTPEYSEFKDTLLAEGAFIELDKCGEPIRQVFLAISDNVFILASENVPDYVQCPTVKYDADIDLDTDGMELEWVVPNGFLDIQTDSSHRILTVDTRTGRIGHFLLSDIWGSARKDWVIWKEALQDIQDDPYSYTKCLFKDFHIPDKVYDMSAVNKKRSQLNQKKAKSLETLTNKVMTKMYEIQDEMESKKNKQKLKNSASQSNDAYFTKEAGSQTSFNNDSDKMQKKMKQKGQSCSAMLKRMCFGGKAKERPK